A single Strix aluco isolate bStrAlu1 chromosome 20, bStrAlu1.hap1, whole genome shotgun sequence DNA region contains:
- the RABL6 gene encoding rab-like protein 6 isoform X4, giving the protein MALDAEFLDVYKNCNGVVMMFDITKQWTFNYILRELPKVPTHVPVCVLGNYRDMGEHRVILPGDVRDLIDNLNRPPGSSYFRYAESSMKNSFGLKYLHKFFNIPFLQLQRETLLRQLETNQLDIDATLEELSVQQETEDQNYELFLEMMEARSRGHTSPLTTNGQSPSSGSQSPIVPPSSTSTGSSSPGTPQPPQPLSTSSTISPEPPPSFSPVPAPEAQQPHAPPPAIASPAPPAAVPPPKRSIISRLFGTSPASDPSPPQPDAAAATPPPHPEAPAKVQSVEDFVPDDSLDHSFLEDPAPPKGKGKPQTKHRVDSESDGEAPGGNPMVAGFQDDLDLDDKIPSRPMLAPERVPSKNVTLSSEEEEEVKDSKVVLIPDEDIDMEQEKKRSSRNSLKPQSEAILTKATDPKPPDSLPPRSGSERNNSGKVNISLPAAAAATPAAVQAPKTTSQSKGHALKQKVVKEEKPEESDSDQEGPIATQMLSFVMDDPDFESEDSDSQKKKMDEFPVREDLSEISDDDTSLAKPPQPVKSTVHSFKLKNDSDLFGLGLEETGPKESSEEDKQPSKEKKKKKKKSKEEEEKSVKKKSKHKKSKEKEESKEEKKKKKKKSKEKNSEIDELEAFLGGGGATVSKPRGGGDYEEL; this is encoded by the exons ATGGCTCTGGATGCAGAATTCCTGGATGTCTATAAAAACTGCAATGGTGTAGTGATGATGTTTGACATCACCAAACAGTG GACATTTAACTATATTCTGAGGGAGCTTCCTAAAGTGCCGACCCACGTTCCAGTGTGTGTGCTTGGGAATTACCGAGACATGGGGGAGCACCGGGTCATTCTGCCTGGCGATGTGCGGGACCTCATCGACAATTTAAACAG GCCCCCTGGCTCCTCATATTTTCGCTATGCTGAGTCTTCCATGAAGAACAGCTTTGGCCTCAAGTACCTGCACAAGTTCTTCAACATCCCCTTCTTGCAGCTCCAG agGGAGACGTTGCTACGGCAGCTGGAGACGAATCAGCTGGATATTGATGCAACTTTGGAGGAGCTGTCAGTGCAGCAAGAGACAGAAGATCAAAACTACGAACT CTTCCTTGAAATGATGGAAGCCCGAAGTCGAGGACACACGTCTCCACTAACAACTAACGGGCAAAGCCCTTCCTCTGGCTCCCAGTCACCCATAGTACCTCCGAGCTCCACATCGAcgggcagctccagccctggcaccccaCAGCCGCCCCAGCCGCTTTCCACAAGCTCCACCATCTCTCCTGAACCACCCCCATCTTTTTCACCAGTGCCTGCACCCGAGGCCCAGCAGCCACATGCACCTCCACCAGCTATAGCCTCCCCAGCACCTCCGGCTGCAGTCCCGCCACCGAAGCGCAGCATTATTTCACGTCTGTTTGGGACGTCTCCTGCGTCagacccctctcctccccagccag atgctgctgctgccactcctcctccccaccctgaaGCCCCTGCAAAAGTACAGAGCGTGGAGGACTTTGTTCCCGATGACAGCCTGGACCACAGCTTTCTAGAAGACCCAGCCCCACCAAAGGGCAAAGGGAAACCCCAAACTAAACACCGTGTCGACAGTGAAAG CGATGGAGAGGCGCCCGGGGGGAACCCCATGGTGGCTGGTTTCCAAGATGACCTGGATCTGGATGACAAAATCCCCAGCAGACCCATGCTGGCACCAGAACGGGTGCCCAGCAAAAACGTCACCCTCtccagtgaggaggaggaagaggtgaaggACTCTAAGGTCGTACTCATACCTGATGAAGACATTGAcatggagcaggaaaaaaaaag gtCTTCCAGAAATTCTCTGAAACCACAGAGTGAAGCAATTTTGACCAAAGCAACTGACCCGAAGCCTCCTGACAGTTTACCTCCACGTTCTGGGTCTGAAAGAAACAACAGCGGCAAGGTCAACATTagcctgccagctgctgctgctgccaccccagcAGCAGTCCAGGCCCCAAAGACCACTTCCCAAAGCAAAGGACATGCTCTCAAGCAGAAAGTGGTCAAAGAGGAAAAGCCTGAGGAGTCTGACAGTGATCAAGAGGGACCAATAGCTACCCAGATGCTCTCATTTGTTATGGATGACCCAGACTTTGAAAGTGAGGATTCTGACagccagaagaagaaaatg GATGAATTCCCAGTCCGGGAAGATCTCTCTGAAATATCTGATGACGATACCTCGTTGGCAAAGCCACCCCAACCTGTGAAATCAACAGTCCACtcctttaaactgaaaaatgacTCAGATctctttggtttgggtttggaaGAAACTGGTCCcaaggagagcagtgaggaag aTAAACAACCTtctaaggagaaaaagaagaagaaaaagaaaagcaaagag GAAGAGGAGAAGTCtgtgaaaaagaagagcaaacacaagaagagcaaagagaaggaggagagcaaagaggagaaaaagaaaaagaaaaagaagagcaaggAGAAAAACAGTGAGATAGATGAACTTGAGGCTTTtcttggaggaggaggagccaCCGTGAGCAAGCCACGAGGAGGTGGGGACTATGAGGAGCTGTAG